The Dioscorea cayenensis subsp. rotundata cultivar TDr96_F1 unplaced genomic scaffold, TDr96_F1_v2_PseudoChromosome.rev07_lg8_w22 25.fasta BLBR01001895.1, whole genome shotgun sequence sequence TTGGATCAAACATGAAGATAGGACATGTATGATGAGATGTTGCAAATATGTTCTCATGTGTCACTGATGACtttgctgctgttgttgttgttgcagtTGTTGTTGTGAGGAGAGAGTCAAGCTGGTCAATGGAGGTGTTATAACTCATTTGTACAAGATCCAAACCTGATGGAATTGTGCTCATTgttgttgaagaagatgatgttgctgttgttgctgctcccgctgttgttgttgttgtacttAATGGTTTTCTGATCTTCTTCTTGATCCATGAGTTCCAGTAGTTCTTTATCTCATTATCTGTTCTTCCTGGCAAATGGCTTGCTATATGTGCCCATCTATATATCAAAaccattaataattaattaatgatatattatcatGAGATTAACATTTATActactattaataataatattaatttagattatatatatatatatatatatatatacctattgCCAACAAGAGCATGGAGGTTGATGATAAGCTTCTCTTCATCAGGAGTGAACCTGCCTCTCCTGATATCAGGTCTCAAGTAGTTAATCCATCTTAAACGGCAACTCTTCCCACATCTTTGAAGCCCTGCATTCattcaaaaacaatgaatatgaacatgaacatgaatatatatatataagataaatataaggtgatgatgatgaaggtgAGGAATGAAGGACCAGCTTTCTCAGGGACTTCACTCCAGCAGCCATAGCCATGAGTGGTGACATAGCGAATGagcttttcatcttcttcaggTGACCAGAGACCTCTCTTAACCTTCTGTTGGTTGCAGCAAGAATGGTGACCCATGGCCTTAATTTCTTTAAGACTTGGTCGTAATTGCTATAAGTTATAATTATAGCACTGCCTGCTTAGCTGTTGCTTATTCCTTTCATCTTATATTCTTCTTTGCTTCCATTGTAACattaatatcaaatattaatctTAATCTCATATTAATCTTTTCAGTATATATGTGGTTAATAAATTACCCGACAATGGCACCGGATGGAAGTTGTCATTATCTCTCCCTTAATACTTCTTATCTAACTTTAAAGCGACTCACCATCAGACATGACCACttgttcttctttcttgttagtttgtctctctctctctctctctttctctagtGTAAATTAattagtgttatatatatatacacacacacacgtatGGAGTAGTTTGACTTATATTGGTAACGGCTTCAAAGTATCTACATCTCTTTCTATGTatagattaaataatatataattatattttagcTTCGGATGGAATCAACCTTGAGctttttatcatcttttcttttatttcaagttccatgcatgtatatatatgttgggaaaatttatttatgtttttaagtagttgttttattaaatgttaatcttgagcatttttattattagaaataaatttatccctgtttcttgcttttgaaattaagtaatttgttttatgaaataagtattataaaaaaatgtaggtatactatttttttcttaaatgttttt is a genomic window containing:
- the LOC120257132 gene encoding myb-related protein 330-like — translated: MGHHSCCNQQKVKRGLWSPEEDEKLIRYVTTHGYGCWSEVPEKAGLQRCGKSCRLRWINYLRPDIRRGRFTPDEEKLIINLHALVGNRWAHIASHLPGRTDNEIKNYWNSWIKKKIRKPLSTTTTTAGAATTATSSSSTTMSTIPSGLDLVQMSYNTSIDQLDSLLTTTTATTTTAAKSSVTHENIFATSHHTCPIFMFDPSINGDGSASPSTNNIWNINVDTNMDPNYLPPLVDGLGNMGMVGMDEGVLHCCGDDDHGGHETSRDSFGKQDQQQLISDWMDSQHYPGLLFWDTATSVQGHATHATTPHHEHEPLQQTQTNNNILINDSILSTSSSSFPSSL